In the Bordetella genomosp. 10 genome, one interval contains:
- the acpS gene encoding holo-ACP synthase has product MSTPSPSLSALSVPPAGPAAGAPAAAIAGIGMDLIRVDRIARALERHGDRFAEKILGAQEMQKFHARRRRDARRGVLFLATRFAVKEAFSKAIGLGMRMPMAWRRVQTLNAPSGRPVLVLAPELQAWYDERFGAAHVSLTDESDMAAAYVVVETRR; this is encoded by the coding sequence ATGAGTACGCCGTCCCCATCCTTGTCCGCGCTTTCCGTCCCGCCCGCCGGGCCGGCTGCCGGCGCGCCGGCCGCGGCCATCGCGGGCATCGGCATGGACCTCATCCGTGTCGACCGCATTGCCCGCGCGCTGGAGCGCCATGGCGACCGTTTCGCCGAAAAAATCCTCGGCGCGCAGGAAATGCAGAAATTCCATGCCCGGCGCCGGCGCGACGCCCGGCGCGGCGTGCTGTTCCTGGCCACCCGCTTCGCCGTCAAGGAAGCGTTTTCCAAGGCGATCGGGCTGGGCATGCGCATGCCCATGGCCTGGCGCCGCGTGCAGACGCTGAACGCGCCCAGCGGCAGGCCTGTCCTGGTGCTCGCGCCGGAATTGCAGGCGTGGTACGACGAGCGCTTCGGCGCCGCCCACGTTTCGCTGACGGACGAGTCCGACATGGCGGCCGCCTACGTCGTGGTGGAAACACGGCGCTGA
- a CDS encoding winged helix-turn-helix domain-containing protein, with translation MEAPHTVKPHNPSHPISVVLYEPEAPARTQLLNLLRPSGFHVHGVHDADTLFRWLNRHPAQLVVLGAGTPQALLTDTLLPRLEAEHAAGVVVQMPGAAADLRVRVLGAGAHLCLDRHYDGPEFAALLRAQARRAGLVSGRGAMARASAVPPPRRAVRYPGILPPLRVAAAPASGATPWTLMYQGWVLVAPNGIRIPLTGLERSCFNCMLASPQRELSRKDLCRFMSEANLRSMNVVISRLRKKVLSSGQRLPLHTVHRLGYVFAGTLVAHEEG, from the coding sequence ATGGAAGCGCCGCACACCGTCAAACCCCACAACCCATCCCATCCGATTTCCGTCGTGCTGTACGAGCCGGAGGCCCCGGCCCGCACGCAATTGCTGAATCTGCTCCGGCCCTCCGGCTTTCATGTACATGGCGTGCATGATGCGGACACCTTGTTTCGCTGGCTCAACCGCCATCCCGCGCAACTGGTCGTGCTGGGGGCCGGCACGCCGCAAGCCCTGCTGACCGACACCCTGCTGCCGCGCCTGGAGGCCGAGCACGCGGCCGGGGTAGTGGTGCAGATGCCCGGCGCGGCCGCCGACCTGCGCGTGCGCGTGCTGGGCGCGGGCGCCCACCTGTGCCTGGACCGCCATTACGACGGTCCCGAGTTCGCCGCGTTGCTGCGCGCCCAGGCCCGCCGGGCAGGGCTGGTCTCCGGCCGCGGCGCGATGGCGCGCGCCTCGGCCGTGCCGCCGCCGCGCCGCGCGGTGCGCTACCCGGGCATTCTTCCTCCCTTGCGCGTCGCGGCCGCGCCGGCGTCCGGCGCGACGCCCTGGACGCTCATGTACCAGGGCTGGGTGCTGGTGGCGCCCAACGGTATCCGCATCCCGTTGACGGGCCTGGAGCGCAGTTGCTTCAACTGCATGCTGGCCAGCCCGCAGCGCGAGCTTTCGCGCAAGGACCTGTGCCGTTTCATGTCGGAAGCGAATCTGCGTTCCATGAACGTGGTGATCAGCCGCCTGCGTAAAAAAGTCCTGTCCTCGGGCCAGCGCCTGCCCCTGCACACGGTGCACCGGCTGGGTTACGTCTTCGCCGGGACGCTGGTGGCGCACGAGGAAGGTTGA
- a CDS encoding pyridoxine 5'-phosphate synthase: MIELGVNIDHVATLRQQRHAGYPDPIAAALRAEDAGADLITLHLREDRRHIQDADVHALRPRLRTRMNLECAVTAEMLDIACQVRPDDVCLVPEKRAELTTEGGLDVIGGQAAVGAAVAQLREAGIRVSLFIDPEAAQIEAAARAGATVIELHTGAYAEAQGERAVAELARIKAAIAEGLRHGLRVNAGHGLHYGNVQPVAALDGLAELNIGHAIVAQAVFDGWEKAVRDMKALMVRARVEAARGKVFTPA, encoded by the coding sequence ATGATAGAACTAGGTGTAAACATCGACCACGTGGCCACGCTGCGGCAGCAGCGCCACGCCGGTTATCCCGACCCCATCGCCGCGGCGCTGCGCGCCGAGGATGCCGGCGCCGATCTCATCACCCTGCACCTGCGGGAAGACCGGCGCCACATCCAGGACGCCGACGTGCATGCGCTGCGTCCCAGGCTGCGTACCCGCATGAACCTGGAATGCGCCGTCACGGCCGAGATGCTGGACATCGCCTGCCAGGTGCGCCCGGACGACGTCTGCCTGGTGCCGGAAAAGCGCGCCGAGCTGACCACCGAGGGCGGGCTGGACGTGATCGGCGGGCAGGCGGCGGTCGGCGCCGCCGTCGCGCAATTGCGCGAGGCGGGCATCCGGGTGTCGCTGTTCATCGATCCCGAGGCGGCGCAGATCGAGGCCGCCGCCCGCGCCGGCGCCACGGTCATCGAGCTGCATACCGGCGCCTATGCCGAAGCGCAGGGCGAGCGGGCCGTCGCCGAGCTGGCCCGCATCAAGGCCGCCATCGCCGAAGGCCTGCGCCATGGGCTGCGCGTCAATGCCGGCCACGGCCTGCACTACGGCAACGTGCAGCCGGTGGCGGCGCTGGACGGGCTGGCCGAGCTGAACATCGGGCACGCCATCGTCGCCCAGGCGGTCTTCGACGGCTGGGAGAAGGCCGTGCGCGACATGAAGGCCCTGATGGTGCGGGCGCGGGTGGAAGCCGCGCGCGGCAAGGTTTTTACGCCCGCCTGA
- a CDS encoding ABC transporter ATP-binding protein — protein MLRAENLQVTFNAGSPVETHALRGLSLEIPSGQFVTVIGSNGAGKSTLLNTVAGEVAIDGGRIDIDGIDVSRLSSWARAQRVARVFQDPLAGTCEDLSIEENMALAQSRGVRRGLGRALNDGLRERFRERLAGLGLGLEDRLGDRIGLLSGGQRQAVSLLMAALQPSRILLLDEHTAALDPRTAAFVLALTARIVAEHELTTMMVTHSMRQALEVGDRTVMLHEGRVVLDVAGEERKGLQVRDLLAMFEQVRGENLSDDALLLG, from the coding sequence ATGTTGCGCGCGGAGAATCTGCAAGTGACCTTCAACGCCGGTTCGCCGGTGGAGACGCACGCCTTGCGCGGCCTGTCGCTGGAAATTCCCAGCGGCCAGTTCGTCACCGTGATCGGCTCGAACGGCGCGGGCAAGTCCACGCTGCTGAACACCGTCGCGGGCGAGGTCGCCATCGACGGCGGGCGCATCGATATCGACGGCATCGACGTCTCGCGCCTGTCCTCGTGGGCGCGCGCGCAACGCGTGGCGCGGGTGTTCCAGGATCCCCTGGCGGGTACCTGCGAGGACCTCAGCATCGAGGAAAACATGGCGCTGGCCCAGTCGCGCGGCGTGCGCCGGGGCCTGGGGCGCGCGCTGAACGACGGCTTGCGCGAACGCTTTCGCGAGCGCCTGGCCGGGCTGGGCCTGGGGCTGGAAGACCGCCTGGGCGACCGCATCGGCTTGCTGTCCGGCGGCCAGCGCCAGGCGGTCAGCCTGCTGATGGCGGCCTTGCAGCCTTCGCGCATCCTGCTGCTGGACGAACATACCGCCGCCCTCGATCCGCGCACGGCGGCGTTCGTGCTGGCGTTGACGGCGCGCATCGTCGCCGAACACGAGCTGACCACCATGATGGTGACCCACAGCATGCGCCAGGCGCTGGAAGTGGGCGACCGCACGGTCATGCTGCACGAGGGGCGCGTGGTGCTGGACGTGGCGGGCGAGGAACGCAAGGGCCTGCAAGTGCGCGACCTGCTCGCCATGTTCGAACAGGTGCGCGGCGAGAACCTGTCCGACGACGCGCTGCTGCTCGGCTAG